In Peromyscus maniculatus bairdii isolate BWxNUB_F1_BW_parent chromosome 9, HU_Pman_BW_mat_3.1, whole genome shotgun sequence, one genomic interval encodes:
- the Prxl2a gene encoding peroxiredoxin-like 2A isoform X1 has protein sequence MSFLQDPSFFTMGMWSIGAGALGAAVLSLLLANTDVFLSKPRKAELEYLEDIDLKTLEKEPRTFKAKELWERNGAVIMAVRRPGCFLCRAEAADLSSLKPKLDELGVPLYAVVKEQVGSEVKDFQPYFKGEIFLDEKKKFYGPERRKMMFMGLIRLGVWYNSFRAWNGGFSGNLEGEGFILGGVFVMGPGKQGILLEHREKEFGDKVNPLSVLEAVKKIKPQTPAAGKS, from the exons ATGTCTTTCCTCCAGGACCCAAGTTTCTTCACCATGGGTATGTGGTCCATTGGTGCAGGGGCCCTGGGGGCCGCTGTTCTGTCACTTCTCCTGGCCAACACCGATGTATTCCTGTCCAAGCCCCGGAAAGCAGAGCTGGAATATTTGGAAGACATAGACCTGAAAACACTGGAGAAAG aaCCAAGGACATTCAAAGCAAAGGAGCTGTGGGAGAGGAATGGGGCTGTGATTATGGCTGTGCGAAGGCCAGGCTGTTTCCTCTGTCGAGCG GAGGCAGCAGACTTGTCCTCCCTGAAGCCCAAGTTGGATGAACTAGGTGTCCCTCTCTATGCTGTGGTGAAGGAGCAGGTTGGGTCAGAAGTGAAGGACTTCCAGCCTTACTTCAAAGGGGAAATCTTCCTGGATGAAAAG AAAAAATTCTATGGTCctgagaggaggaagatgatgttCATGGGCCTCATCCGTTTGGGTGTGTGGTACAACTCCTTTCGGGCCTGGAATGGAGGCTTCTCTGGAAACCTAGAAGGTGAAGGCTTCATCCTCGGAGGGGTTTTTGTGATGGGACCTGGAAAACAG GGCATTCTTCTTGAGCACCGAGAAAAAGAATTTGGAGACAAAGTGAACCCACTGTCTGTTCTGGAAGCTGTAAAGAAGATCAAGCCACAGACTCCTGCTGCAGGGAAAAGCTGA
- the Prxl2a gene encoding peroxiredoxin-like 2A isoform X2 — protein sequence MDPSFFTMGMWSIGAGALGAAVLSLLLANTDVFLSKPRKAELEYLEDIDLKTLEKEPRTFKAKELWERNGAVIMAVRRPGCFLCRAEAADLSSLKPKLDELGVPLYAVVKEQVGSEVKDFQPYFKGEIFLDEKKKFYGPERRKMMFMGLIRLGVWYNSFRAWNGGFSGNLEGEGFILGGVFVMGPGKQGILLEHREKEFGDKVNPLSVLEAVKKIKPQTPAAGKS from the exons ATG GACCCAAGTTTCTTCACCATGGGTATGTGGTCCATTGGTGCAGGGGCCCTGGGGGCCGCTGTTCTGTCACTTCTCCTGGCCAACACCGATGTATTCCTGTCCAAGCCCCGGAAAGCAGAGCTGGAATATTTGGAAGACATAGACCTGAAAACACTGGAGAAAG aaCCAAGGACATTCAAAGCAAAGGAGCTGTGGGAGAGGAATGGGGCTGTGATTATGGCTGTGCGAAGGCCAGGCTGTTTCCTCTGTCGAGCG GAGGCAGCAGACTTGTCCTCCCTGAAGCCCAAGTTGGATGAACTAGGTGTCCCTCTCTATGCTGTGGTGAAGGAGCAGGTTGGGTCAGAAGTGAAGGACTTCCAGCCTTACTTCAAAGGGGAAATCTTCCTGGATGAAAAG AAAAAATTCTATGGTCctgagaggaggaagatgatgttCATGGGCCTCATCCGTTTGGGTGTGTGGTACAACTCCTTTCGGGCCTGGAATGGAGGCTTCTCTGGAAACCTAGAAGGTGAAGGCTTCATCCTCGGAGGGGTTTTTGTGATGGGACCTGGAAAACAG GGCATTCTTCTTGAGCACCGAGAAAAAGAATTTGGAGACAAAGTGAACCCACTGTCTGTTCTGGAAGCTGTAAAGAAGATCAAGCCACAGACTCCTGCTGCAGGGAAAAGCTGA
- the Prxl2a gene encoding peroxiredoxin-like 2A isoform X3, giving the protein MGMWSIGAGALGAAVLSLLLANTDVFLSKPRKAELEYLEDIDLKTLEKEPRTFKAKELWERNGAVIMAVRRPGCFLCRAEAADLSSLKPKLDELGVPLYAVVKEQVGSEVKDFQPYFKGEIFLDEKKKFYGPERRKMMFMGLIRLGVWYNSFRAWNGGFSGNLEGEGFILGGVFVMGPGKQGILLEHREKEFGDKVNPLSVLEAVKKIKPQTPAAGKS; this is encoded by the exons ATGGGTATGTGGTCCATTGGTGCAGGGGCCCTGGGGGCCGCTGTTCTGTCACTTCTCCTGGCCAACACCGATGTATTCCTGTCCAAGCCCCGGAAAGCAGAGCTGGAATATTTGGAAGACATAGACCTGAAAACACTGGAGAAAG aaCCAAGGACATTCAAAGCAAAGGAGCTGTGGGAGAGGAATGGGGCTGTGATTATGGCTGTGCGAAGGCCAGGCTGTTTCCTCTGTCGAGCG GAGGCAGCAGACTTGTCCTCCCTGAAGCCCAAGTTGGATGAACTAGGTGTCCCTCTCTATGCTGTGGTGAAGGAGCAGGTTGGGTCAGAAGTGAAGGACTTCCAGCCTTACTTCAAAGGGGAAATCTTCCTGGATGAAAAG AAAAAATTCTATGGTCctgagaggaggaagatgatgttCATGGGCCTCATCCGTTTGGGTGTGTGGTACAACTCCTTTCGGGCCTGGAATGGAGGCTTCTCTGGAAACCTAGAAGGTGAAGGCTTCATCCTCGGAGGGGTTTTTGTGATGGGACCTGGAAAACAG GGCATTCTTCTTGAGCACCGAGAAAAAGAATTTGGAGACAAAGTGAACCCACTGTCTGTTCTGGAAGCTGTAAAGAAGATCAAGCCACAGACTCCTGCTGCAGGGAAAAGCTGA